Within the Phycisphaerae bacterium genome, the region TGCCGCGCGTGGCCGGCTCCATGACCAAAGCCCGGCTCAGCGGCTCATAAACCTCCCGAACCGCCGCAACGCCGAGGAACTGCTCCTTGCGGAAGATGTCAACCAGCCTGTTCTCCACGATGCCATCGGCGGCCGTTCCAACAAACGTGATCACCGGTCCCTCTGAGGACCGCTCGACATCGAGAATCGTGCTCTTGAGTCGCACCTGCAGATCCACGCCCGGCGGCGGCCAGATCTCGGCATCGTCGCCCGGCTCGGGCAATGCGTTGCCGACGAGCGGATGCAGTGCCGCCAGCGAAACCTCATCCTCGACGATCTCAAGCTGCCCGCGGGCAATCGGAAGGTTGAATCGCCGGATGACCACGGGATCGCCCTCCTGAAGGCCCGACCGCCGGCCGAAGTCAAGCCAAGCCGTGCGCCTCGCCGGCGGCACACGAACCACCCGTGAGCGGATCGGCACCTCAGAGCTGACCTGCGGCCGTAAGGCCGTTAAAGAGGCCCCGACAAGAACCACGGCCGACTGCTTGGCGCCCACGTTCCTGCTCGTGAAAGCCAGCCTGCCTACGGATTGCGTCCCCGACACGAGGTAGACGGTTCCGGTCCCCGTGATATTCTCCTGATGGAAAAGCCAGAAGTGATCGCCGACACCGACCCCCTCGTCGCGCCCGACCCCCAGAGTCACAAGTTGGCGTTCAGCGTCATACTCGCCCGACGAGGTGACCAGCACCGGCGTTACCGGCGTTGCGCGCGAAACCTGGCCCTCGGCCGTCAAAGCCAGCAGCAAAACCGGCAGCACCGTGACGGACATTCTTCTCACCTATCGTTCACTCCCGGCGGATATGATAACCGGAGTCTGTCCATCAGAGTATCCGGAGGCAACTTCCGCATGCAGCGGTGATCGTAGGGGCAGTCCGCCACGCGTTTGATGTAGCAGGGCGAGCACGGCAGGTCCAACCGGACGATCGCCTCCGGACGACGGTACGGACCGGTGCGCCGCGGACTGGTCGGCCCGTAGATGGCAACCATCGGACGGTCCAGAGCCGTAGCCAGGTGCATCGGTCCCGAATCATGCATGACGCAGAGCGCCGCCCCGGCAACCAAGGCGATCAATTCGGGCAGCTTTGTCCGCCCGGCCAGGTTCACAATCCCTTCTCCGGCGGCCTGTTCGACCTGCCAAGCCACGCCGGCTTCATCCTCCATGCCGATCAAGACGACCGGCAGGCCCAATTCCGCGCGGACCCGCCTGGCCACCTCGGCAAACGCTTCAGCCGGCCAGCGCTTGGTCTCCCAGCGGGTTCCGGGCCCCATCAGAGCGTAGGGATGACCCCGCGCGATGCCGTGATCCGCCAGGACGGTTGCCACGGCCGCCGCTGCCTCGGAGCGAACAGGCATGTTGAATGACACTGGAAGATCAGCAAAACCGAGTGCACGGGAAAAAAGGTAATTCCGGTCGACCGCGTGCATCTCAGGGTCCGGCACCGTGATTCGGCGACCATAGAAAAGCGGTGCAAACTCCCGGGCGTTGGCGAACCCGAGCGTCACTTGCGCACCCGCCGCAAGAGTCAAGAAGGCGCTGCGAAACAGACCTTGCAGGTCGAGAACCAGGTCGAAGGACCGACGGTGCAGGTCGCCCAGAAAGCGAACAAACTCAATCGTCGGCGTCAGTCCCTTGCCAATCCGACCGTACCGCTTGCGGTCAAAGCGAATGACCTCATCCAGGTCGGGGTGACCTTCCAACAACCCGGCGCAGCTATGGGCCACCAACCAACTGATCCGGGCGCGCGGAAATCGCGTTCGCAGGCCGTGCAACACCGGCATGGCATGGATCACATCGCCGAATGAACTCGGCTTGATGATCAGGATGCGTCGGTACTCACGCGCGGCCAGATCCATGCAGTCTCCGGACACAAAACGAATCGCTCGCTCTCATGGATGCTCGAACGCCACCTTGATTGCCCCGCTTCTCGCTCGATCGGCCAGCGCAGCCATCGCTTGCCGATACTGGTCGATCCGGAAACGATGCGTCAGCAACCCGGACAGGTCGAGCTTTCGCTCGCGGATCAACTCGATCACGATCTCGTAGGTATGCATCGTCCGACCATCGTACTGCTCGATCGCCCGACCGTTCGTGCCCATGAGGGTCAGCTCGTCAAACCACAACGGCGCCGTGTCCACCAGCGAGATCTGCGAAGTCCCCACTTCTACGACCGTCCCGCCGGAGCGCGCATATTTCATCGAATCCGTCAGCGTCTGCCCCGTACCCACACAGTCATAGACCAGGTCGACACCGCCGATGAACGCCTGGTGACCGAACTTGGTCGCCACCAACTTGCCCCCCACGCGAGCGGCGACCTTCCCGTACCGCGCGGCCTGCGTATTACGCCCGCCGACCGCGATAAACTCATCGACGCCGAACCGCTGCATCGTTTCCCGCAGTGTTTCCCAAAGGCCGATCGCAAGAAGGCGACAGCGGCTGCCGAGAGCTCGAATGCAGGCCGCTACGCCCATCGCCAGCAGGCCGTCACCAACGATCAGAGTCGTCTCATGTTCCCATGGCTTGCGTCGCAATACCGCGTGCAGGGCTCCTGCCATCGGGTCGATCAACACCGCAATCCGGTCGTCGATCTCATCCGGTACCCGGTGGAGTTGCGACTCGTGGGCGACAAAAAACGGTCCCCAACTGCCGCCCGTGAAACAGTTCCAACCAATCATCGAACCCACAGGCAGCGGACCGGCCCGGAAGTTTTCACACAAAGTGAATCGCCCGGCCGCACAATTTCGGCACACCGGATCGATGCCGCGAGGCACGCACGAGAGTGTCGGCTCGACGACCACCCGGTCGCCGGGTTTCCAGTCGCTCACCGCCGGGCCGACCGCATCCACGAGAGCAACATTCTCATGGCCCAGCAAGGCCGGAAAGCTCGAAAACGCCTGCAGGATCGACGCCGGGTGCCCCCGCTGCATGATGCCCGAAAAATCCGTTCCGCAGATTCCGCCCAAGATCGTCTTCAGCCGCACCCAGCGCGGACCGGGCAGCGTCGGCACCGGCACCTCACTCAGCCGCAAACCCGACAGCCGCGACCAGAACACCGACGGCCACAGCCAGCCCATCACCTTGCACACGGTCCATTGCACCGGGCGAACCGAGTACGTCAAAGCCCTCATGCTGTCGGGAGTCTCGCCGTTTCGCACGGCAAGATCATACCGTCGCGTGGTTTACGCTTCCAGAAAGCTCGATATGACTGCCGCCGCGGGGCCCGGAAGGCGCAAGCGACCCAAAGACGGCGCCTCTGGCAGGTTCCGCACCAGACAACGATAATGGACGTGCGCGAGGTTATCTCATGATCCCGATGGGCAAACTGATCATCGTTTTGGGCATCGTGATGGTGGTCATCGGCGCGGCCATCTGGGCGCTCGGCCGACTTGGCTTCCGCGGCCTGCCCGGCGACATCCACTATGAATCGGAAAACGTCCACTTCTATTTCCCCATCGTCTCCTGCATCGTCCTGTCGGTCATCCTTACACTCGGCATGTGGTTGTGGCAAAGGCTGAGCCAGAGATGACAACCCGGTTGGACAGGTCTTTCTCAGGGAGTGCCTGGCGGATGGACTCCGGGGACGCACGGAGCCATTGTTCCGCGCGTGACAAGGCATCAGCCGAGGTAGGGGTTCGTCCCGGTCACCTCCTGCACGAACGAGTCGAACCGACTTCGGCTCGGCAGCGCGGCAACAAGAATGATGATCGCGACAACCGGAGCAACCCACAGAAGCTTCTGCCCGGTGATCAGCAGGAAAACCAGGCCGGCCAAGCCAACTCCCTCGGCCATGGCCGCCCGAATGATGACCAGCGGGGCGTACGCGCGTGCCAGCGCTTCGAGCGACATTCCCACCCCGCCGCTTTGCTCGCACTGTGACCTGGCAGCTCTGACCATCACACCCCTGAGTACCACATAAGCAACCAGAAAGGCCGGAGCAATCAGGCCGAGAATGCCCATAAAGAGCCCGCCGAGCGAGGGCTGAGAAGCCACAACGTTTCCCAAAAGCAGCACGACCACTCCAAACGTGGCCACCCCCGCGATCATGGCGCCGCTGATGATTCGAGCCGTCAGAATCACGCCCTTGACCGTCTCGTCGTCTGAGTCCATGAAGACGCTCTCCGTAACAAGGCTGAGCCTACAGGCGCTTGACCGTCACGATGACGGCAGACACCTGCCATCCAGCCCCTCTGCCTTTGACATCGAGCCTGGAGCACTCGTTCAAAAGTCATTCTCGCCTGATGCAAGCCACGACACAAGTTGTCCTTCTTGACGACGGTCAACGCGCACAGCATGATCGAATGCGATGGCATCGCTCGAATTACCAACCAACAGCCCCCAGCCCCTTCGGGAGTGGCAAAGGCGACTATTGGTCAGCTCGGTGATCATTCTCTCGCCGGCCGTTATTCTCGCCGGTGCGTGGAGGTTGGGTGGCGTTTCGGCTCTTGAAGACGACCTCATTTACTACCTGCCCGTCCGCCAGTACATCGGTGAGCGGATCACGGCGGGAGACTGGCCTCTGTGGAACCCGTTCAGCCGCATGGGAATCTCGATCGCGGCAGACCCGCAAAGCGGCCTGTGGTATCCGCCTACCTGGCTCTTCGCCGTCTTGCCGCCGCTGGTCGCCTATCCGGTGACTATCATCCTGCATTTTGCCCTTGCAGGAATGGGAATGTATCGTTTTCTGCGATCGCTGGGGCGGTATTGGCAGGCGGCCTTGTTCGGAGCGATTGCTTTCGAGATCACCGGATACCTCGTCGCGCATCGCGCTCACCTGACGATCCATCACGCCGCCGCCTGGCTCCCGCTCATCTTCTACGAATGGCAGAGATTCTCGACCGATGGCCGCTACAAGCACTTCGCTCGTGCAGCGCTTGCCCTGGGCGCGCAAATGCTGGTGCAACATGTTCAGGTCACTATCATTGGCCTGGCCTTGCTGAGCGGGTACGCGCTGGTGGTCCTCCGCCCGCGCCGTCCTCGGCTGATGTGGGAATTCCCGCTCGGTGTCGCCGCAGGCATTCTCGTGTCCGCCATTCAGTTCCTGCCAACACTGCTGCACCTGTCGGCCACCGGCCGGGCCACCCCCTCGTACGCAACATTCGTCGAGAACTCGTGGACGCCATTGTCAGCCCTGCTGCTGCTCTTCCCGATGCTTTTCGGAAACAGGACTCCCAACCTCTGGCACCAGCCGTGGTGGGGCATCTCCCATTTTTGCGAGCAGTCGGCGTACGGGACCATCCTGATTCTGGTTCTGGCGCTGGCGTCTTATTGGCTGCTGCGGGGCCATCAACGACCGTCGGTTCGCCTGGCCTCGCTCCGAGCTCAGGGTACCGAGCTGCAGCGAGCCTCCTCGCGCCCATGGAATCGAGAAATCCTCTTCTGGTGGATCGCCTCGTTTGTGGTTCTGCTGCTGGCTCTCGGCGAGCTCACCCCCCTGGCCAAGTTGCTGTTCCGCGTCCCGCTTTACCGCAGCCTTCGAGTTCCGGCACGATGGATCCTCGGCTGGTCGCTGGCTATGCCGATTCTCGCTTCGGCGGTCATCTCCGCCGTATTGTCATCACAACCAGCCGCCGATAAAGCGACAGGTGGAATCCGATATGTGGTGAAACGCATCCTGCCCATCACCTTCGCAATTTGTGTGCTGCTGATGGTGACGGCTCGATGGCAGGTGAACTCGCTGGAATCGGCCTTCGCGGGACGCTGGAACGCAGACGTCTTCTTCAGCGGACTTCGGGCGGCCATTCGCCCCGGCAACCCGGCTATCTGGTGGCCCATCCTGCTTGCCGCCGCAACCGGGGCCCTCTTGCTACGATGGGTCGATCGTGGCCGCACGCACCAACTCGTGCTCTTGTTTCTGGTCATGATGGTCGACGCGGCCTCGGTCGCCGCCTTCATCGATGTGGATGTCCGGACATACCAGCGGTCGGACCTGCAAAACCCGCCGGAACTGGCCCGCGCCATCGCAGCAACAAAACCGGACGACGGCCATCGGCTTCTCGTTCCGCGGTTTTCGGCCGACTACAATCGCCCCATCGAGATGCTCTGGCCCCAGACAAACGTACAGCGCGACATTTCGACGGTCCACGGCTACGGGCCGCTCTGGCCGCTGTCCAGCCGGCTGCTTCTGCGGTTCATGCCCTGGGGATCGAGCCAGGAAATGCTTTCTCTGCTCCGCGACCCCAGGCTTCTCAAATCGCTGGGGGTGCGGTTCATTGCGGTACGATCGAGACAGGAGCGAGCACTCGTCGAGGCCGCCTTGTGGCCGGACGCCCCAGCGCCCAACCTTTCCCTCATTGACGGAACCGAACTACCGGTTCCGGTCCGCGCAGGTCACGACCTGCTCTGGCCCGTCAACATCCCGTCGGCCGGAATTTATGAGCTTGAAATCGACGCAACTCCCACCCCCGGAGAGAGTAACCGCTGGTTCGTCAGGCTGGAAACCCAAAACGTCGAGCAGATCGAAGAAATCCGAATGTTGACGCCCGAGGACCTTGCCGTTGGTCCTCGCCGTATGCGTTTCCAGTTTCGGTGCGACCAAGCCTACGGCCCGATCAGAGTCAGGGTCAAAGCGGAGTATGGTCAACCTGTGACCGTCAGCCATGCCGCATTCGGACGCGCGGCGGCACCCCCGCAAACGATTTCAACCGCGCCTGCGGCGACTGAAGCCCGATCACCCTGGAACCACGTCACCGATCTGCCGGGTGACATCTCGCTCTATGAGTTGAGAAATGCCAGTCCTCTGCTATTCTGGGCAAAGCGCGTGACGCCGGCGACCGACCTGCTGCAAGCCGTCAAGCTCCTGCAGGCCCGACCCAGCCAGCTTGAAGACCCAACCCATGTGGTAGTCGAGGACCTCGGACAACCCGTGTTTGCAGAGGCGCCAGGATCGGCCGCATCGCTCCAATGGCGGCGACCCTCAGCCGAAGAACTGCTGGTTGACACAAGCAGCACGGTCGCTGCCTTTCTTGTCTTCAACGAGACTTACGACGACGGCTGGACCGTCGAGATTGATGGACTGGTGTCTCGGCCACACCGGGTCAACGCCCTGGTGCAAGGCGTTGCCGTCCCGCCCGGACGTCATCGGATTATCTGGCGATACCGCCCTGTGGGACTGAGCGCAGGCATTGGACTGACACTTCTGTCCTTGCTAACCCTGCTGGTACCGCTTGCAGCTCGCCTGAGACGACCATCCGTCAGGCAGCACTGAGTCCCATAGTAGCTTGCCCGGCCATGTGTTACAGTACATTCAGGAATTAAACCGGCCGATAACTAACACCGTGCGCCGGACAGTGTGTCTAAGTATACAGAACCTTGCGGTCGGACATGTGTGCGAGCTGCGCGCATGTTTCGGGATCGCAGTGTGCTTGGGTTGCGGCTCGCAAGAAAGCGATCCACCTTAGGGCGACGCTACGATGGCTTCAG harbors:
- the waaC gene encoding lipopolysaccharide heptosyltransferase I; this translates as MDLAAREYRRILIIKPSSFGDVIHAMPVLHGLRTRFPRARISWLVAHSCAGLLEGHPDLDEVIRFDRKRYGRIGKGLTPTIEFVRFLGDLHRRSFDLVLDLQGLFRSAFLTLAAGAQVTLGFANAREFAPLFYGRRITVPDPEMHAVDRNYLFSRALGFADLPVSFNMPVRSEAAAAVATVLADHGIARGHPYALMGPGTRWETKRWPAEAFAEVARRVRAELGLPVVLIGMEDEAGVAWQVEQAAGEGIVNLAGRTKLPELIALVAGAALCVMHDSGPMHLATALDRPMVAIYGPTSPRRTGPYRRPEAIVRLDLPCSPCYIKRVADCPYDHRCMRKLPPDTLMDRLRLSYPPGVNDR
- a CDS encoding zinc-binding dehydrogenase; its protein translation is MRALTYSVRPVQWTVCKVMGWLWPSVFWSRLSGLRLSEVPVPTLPGPRWVRLKTILGGICGTDFSGIMQRGHPASILQAFSSFPALLGHENVALVDAVGPAVSDWKPGDRVVVEPTLSCVPRGIDPVCRNCAAGRFTLCENFRAGPLPVGSMIGWNCFTGGSWGPFFVAHESQLHRVPDEIDDRIAVLIDPMAGALHAVLRRKPWEHETTLIVGDGLLAMGVAACIRALGSRCRLLAIGLWETLRETMQRFGVDEFIAVGGRNTQAARYGKVAARVGGKLVATKFGHQAFIGGVDLVYDCVGTGQTLTDSMKYARSGGTVVEVGTSQISLVDTAPLWFDELTLMGTNGRAIEQYDGRTMHTYEIVIELIRERKLDLSGLLTHRFRIDQYRQAMAALADRARSGAIKVAFEHP
- a CDS encoding DUF2905 domain-containing protein; this translates as MIPMGKLIIVLGIVMVVIGAAIWALGRLGFRGLPGDIHYESENVHFYFPIVSCIVLSVILTLGMWLWQRLSQR